The genomic DNA TAGccctaaaacatgaaaaaagtcagatttttatgatatgtcccctttaaaactacTGTTTGGTCGACTCATAAATATGATGTCATAAATGTAAACTCAAAACTCACAAATTGCCttaaaagtgttttattaatgtattttttccaAAGTGCATTACATAATATTCATATATTTGTTATTATTTGCCTTTATtgtgaatatttatttatttatttattcttgtaaacatttaattttcacATTCCTTAATAAAAAGGGTTGTGTTTAAAATGCCACACATATTATACAAGGCCTGTCATGAGTTGAACAGTCTTGTAACTGATTAAGGACTGGAAACCCTGAGCATAAAGCACCCAAAGGGGCACCAAAATATAGCTCTGAAACATCTACACAGTGTCGGGTTTCAAACAGGTTAATAAAGTATTTAAACCTCCACAGGAATTTCCCGTCTTGGATCCCTTCTTAAATAGCATCAATAACAAACAATCCACATTCAACAAAACATCAGAGACATTACACAATCTCAGGAAGGCACTGCCCACGATCAAAAAAGTGGTGCCAATGTTGCATATGTTTCATAAAGAAGCTCATCTGTCTATGTTCAAACGTTTATATGATTCCTTCAAAAGGCCGAAGACACGTGCGTGGCAGATGCCACATTTACAGGTAAGGAAAAGTAAATATCTCACATTTTTGGGAGGTATTAAAACAATGAATGCTCTGTTGAAACCgtatgtgtctgtgtttgttcCAACTACaatttgaatgaattaatgTTGGGattgtgtaaaatgtgtttatgtttgacCATAAACATTCTTGGAGATTTGAAAGCTACTAAATGTAGGACAGTGTACTTCACAGATGTAATTAACATACACAGAGAGAGATATGGTCTGAGAGATATTGATTCAGATATTGATATTGTCTCTATTAAAATGTCTTTCAAAATAAGCGGCACATCACAGGTAGGTCTTTGGGGGCTCCGGGAAGCAATAGTGCACATGGCTTGACGGTTTGTGCTGCTTTTTATCCTGGATTGATCAGAATAACAGCTGCTAAAGAGTTTCAAATGTGCTTTGTTCCTCTGTGTTCGGTGATGATGAGGGAACTGGACCTGAAGGTGTAGATGGAGGCTGGAAACCGCGGTCTTCACCATCCAGACTTTTGCGACAGACAGGACAGGTGTCGTGCTGTTAACACAAACCATCACACAGTAAGGTCGGAGAACGTATACATTTCACGTATCACATACAAAAAAGCAGTTACACTATCATAATGAAGATGACAGAAAAGGGTCACAATATTGTGAGTGAAAAATTATTTAAGTTCTATTTATTGGCaaattttgcctttatttgacagtgattaaaaggaaaggacaggaaagtacagggaggagagagtggtatgggatcggcaaatgaccacgagctgggaatcgaactcgggttgcCGAAAttgcgaaagcaccacatgtcggggctctgcccactacaccatcggctcgaCATAAAGCGATAGCTGgctttagtttattttaaactaaGGCCGTTTTTCCTCTGTGCACCACTAGAggtcatttctaacatttttgcAAGGGATCAATAAGGTTTGGCTGGTAACCCCTTATTTACACTGCAAGCGTCCGCGACACTTTATGGCTGTGCCACGGGTGACGGGGCTGATTGGGACAACTCCAACAATGCTTGTGTTTACACCAGTTGCCCCGCAGTTCAGAAGCGTCTTTCTGCGCCGTAAAAACAAATTAAGAGTTAAAAATTCCTGTCAATTTCACAATAAACACCCTTTACAGTCTTAAATAAACACCCTTTACGTAATTGAGGATGTATTTTAGATGAATATACATAGCTACAATTCTTTAATCCTTGTCCTTTATAACAAAGTTTATTAACTTTGTTGTATACAGAAAAAATAGGACAtatcaaaaaacacaacagtgtgattctcacgaaatccagtcTTAGAAGGTGTCTAGCataagattttttaaaaaagctctttaagccaattattattatttttttgcacatataagattaaggtctgaacttactataaccattatttttggaggatttaaaaaaatttcctataaaattatttaaattttttagattatcattatcaaaaattatcattaccgcaacatgatattacattaaatatatgcatttacaaactcatgtttgggtaatgagaactaaaaagttgtctaggtactatgacaaacaaaatttcaacttttatctggatagaaaaaataagaactgcttacctgctagccatcttgagtgtcacagtcaattatgtcccttccaactatttttttttttattgaaaatgttagttcattgagggctatAGAAAATTGtggcggaggatgagaaaaattttcttggacacatttatattccttattattgtctctacatttactaatgatcaccaaataccacatgtttctttactgtaaatgtttatagtataacatgcactgaaactttttattttttagatttttgaaattataaatgtttccatgtcaaagaacccaaatccagtcatggacacgttgcggtaatgacaattttccccttaaatgtgtaaaaaacaacaaaattggtttgtatgatgtcattggaatcatgtgcaaaatagtacatgaagagatgtttgtaactgtattcttcttattttgatacttatactttgcatttacttttttatcaaaatgtttcatgacacctcataagtctaatttcgcgagaatcacccaacaaTATACAGAATTAAACCGAACAAAACAAATTTAAGCCAAAGAATCCATGTTAGAACTCACAAAATCAATGTTTCACAAAACAAATCATGTGGTCTCCTGACGCTTCGCTCCTGAAATGCTCCTGGTTTGAGTCGGTACGGCGTGGCAGATGGAAAAAACCGTGTCGGAGCCATTACGCGCCGCAGTCACGTGCCGTGTAAATAAGGGGTTAGGATGGTCCAGTTAGCATCTGATAGTAGATAAAGCATTTTCCTTTATTGATGGCTATTCATAATAAGCTatgtattttgaaaaaaacttttaaacttttgaaataaaatttcaaaacttttttaaaataaacatgcaccgaaacgttttattttttagatttttgaaattataaatatttccatgtcaaagaacccaaatccagtcatggacacgttgcggtaatgacaattttccccttaaatgtgtaaaaaacaacaaaattggtttgtatgatgtcatttgaaatcatgtgcaaaatagtacatgaagagatgtttgtaactgtatgcttcttattttgatactcttactttgcatactttttttatcaaaatatgacacctaataagtctaatttcgcgagaatcacccaacaaTATACAGAATTAAACCGAACAAAACAAATTTAAGCCAAAGAATCCATGTTAGAACTCACAAAATCAATGTTTCACAAAACAAATCATGTGGTCTCCTGACGCTTCGCTCCTGAAATGCTCCTGGTTTGAGTCGATACGGCGTGGCAGATGGAAAAAACCGTGTCGGAGCCATTATGCGCCGCAGTCACGTGCCGTGTAAATAAGGGGTTAGCATGGTCCAGTTAGCATCTGATAGTAGATAAAGCATTTTCCTTTATTGAGGGCTATTCAAAATAAGCTatgtattttgaaaaaaacttttaaacttttgaaataaaatttcaaaactttttttaaaataaacatgcaccgaaacgttttattttttagatttttgaaattataaatatttccatgtcaaagaacccaaatccagtcatggacacgttgcggtaatgacaattttccccttaaatgtgtaaaaaacaacaaaattggtttgtatgatgtcattggaatcatgtgcaaaataatacatgaagagatgtttgtaactgtatgcttcttattttgatactcttactttgcatttactttttttatcaaaatgtttcatgacacctcataagtctaatttcgcaagaATCACCAACAATATACAGAATTAAACCGAACAAAACAAATTTAAGCCAAAGAATCCATGTTAGAACTCACAAAATCAATGTTTCACAAAACAAATCATGTGGTCTCCTGACGCTTCGCTCCCGAAATGCTCCTGGTTTGAGTCGATACGGCGTGGCAGATGGAAAAAACCGTGTCGGAGCCATCATGCGCCGCAGTCACGTGCCGTGTAAATAAGGGGTTAGCATGGTCCAGTTAGCATCTGATAGTAGATAAAGCATTTTCCTTTATTGAGGGCTATTCAAAATAAGCTatgtattttgaaaaaaacttttaaacttttgaaataaaatttcaaaactttttaaaaattaattttgcaTGCAACATTACAGTACAAATCACATTATACAATTTCTTGGTTAAATCTCCCTTCATTGTTTTACTCCCTTCAGTGTAAAATTGATCTAAGACTATTTGACAGGATTCATACCAGTTGTAGCCAAGGCACAATGCAGTTGGTGTGATAGCAGTGCAGACAGGGCAGCTGCAGGACAGATTCCCCTGCAGAATATGCCTCTCTGCACACAGGGCATTCCAGTCGGCATGCTGAGAGATAAAGAAGGGGGAAAATATGTACGAATGAGCAAACAAGAAAAATGGCGGGAACAGTTGTCATATGCTGTATGCTGCCTGTCCTTCATTGAAATGGAAAGCTGgaaaatatttacatataataCAAAAAACTTTATAACGCAAAGAACAAACCAATCTGAGGCTCAAGAACAAAtaacaagaaaatatattttttttttgaaaatttttgatatacacacacacaatggcACAATAGGCTGTTATAGGTcactcaaaaataaaagttatcaaCATCACCGACCCTCAtgttaattcaattttatttcttttgtaGAACTCAAAAAGTACGTTTTTTGGTCCAATTTGAGCTGGCGCTGAAGGCATGTGACTGGGACGTATGGTCAGCCAGTTCTGATGACAACACAGCTTTTcgtgattggtcgcctcactGATGACAACCATCACGTGCATTTCATGTTTAatggattagtcaattttcttaaagcaacaccgaagagttttttttaccttaaaattatgtttcaaaaaaagtttcagtggttcatccactcaaaacagggtgaacggcactttcacattcgctttgcagccctctatcggccaaaaccgcactaaagaagtttccaaccgtcgggtagcggtcctgtagttcgagtgaaaactacaaaaacttgctttacggcagacctacaatccaatcagagccagctatgctgcagtatttacgacagtggtaatgaacaattacgcttctaacctgtagggggagcaaagagccagagttctttagtgttgctttaaaaaaaatccagattattcACTAAcctccatgtcatccaaaatgtcgatgtctttctttgttgcggtttcaaaggactctaaatgatcccaaagcgatgcattagggtcttatctggcaagaaaaaatatgcacttttaaaccgaaacttctcgtcttcctcctgtcgtgtgacgcgccagcgcgatctcatgtaatacgtcatcatgtgaagaggtcacagatgacgtattgaaactacgccccagtgtttacaagtgtggagaaagaggaccgttccgacgttgttgtatgtcgaatgatactaattaatgtctttgtgtcagtttatagACCTTTCTCACAGTAACCGGAAATACGTAATCGTCGTGAAAGCGGAGTTCCTGTCAAGCGCCAACACACTAGAAAAACATAAACCCGGGCAAGTTTAAAATGGATCAAAGAGTCTACACAACTTCGTTAACGGATTTGccaaatattacatttgctGATGTGACACGACTAATGGAGGAAAACTTTTTCTATGAAGAATTTGTCCATAAATTTCTAGATAGGTAGAGAGCGAGTCTAACTGTTAACTAAAACGACACATTATTAGCGTGTCCACTTACACATAATGTATGTATAGTAGATGATATAGactaccttattaaaacattatagtCTGCTTTGAATGAAGCATTATGATACCAATTACCTTCAATTACTGCCTATGGTTGTCCAAGCGAACGTCTTGTGTGTAGCAACAATAACGTTAGCCGGATGCTATCATTATCAGTTTTTGTCTGGTAATGTCTGTGATCGTATGTTTGTGTGTCGGGGTGAACTCGTTCCAAGAAAAATGGGTAGAGACAGCATTTGGTTGCAAGCGGCGACCAGTGAGCCCTAAAATGTAGTCGTCTTTAGTGAACTGTCTGCTGCATACATGAGTGCTCCCCTTTCTTATGGTGAAGTTAGGTCCTTAACCTCGCCGGATAGCCTGAATCCATTTCTGTCTAACTTCACCATCAACAGGGAATTAATGGATTAATGGCTTTTAACATTGCCTTGACTGCGGAGGAAGTAGATTTCCGCGACGATTGCGTATTTCCGGTCATAAATACGGAAGTTGTGAGAAAGCtctattgtttaaaatggtccgcaaatgtgcgtttcatatatgtaacacatgacctttcgaCATCATTACACAATtagccggaggaagacgagaagttgtggtttaaaagtgcatattttttatttttcttgccaaaaatgacaatcgtttcgcttgataagacccttatgcctcatttgagatcgtgtagagtcctttaaaactgcaattttaaactgcattaaaactaatacgtgttggggtccattaaagtccattaaaatgagaaaaatcctggaacgttttcctcaaaaaacataatttcttctcgactaaacaaaaaaacgacatcaacattttggatgacatggtggtgagtaaattatctggattttttttgttgagaaaattgactaatcctttaatccaacctttagtttcactaataaacattataaattcatgtttttatggGTAAAACTTGTTAATATAccatgtaaaaaattaaatgaaaagaaCCAAAAGATgaaactctattggtattttaataatctaGGTTTATGTTTCCTGTTATTTTTGTGCATATACAGCAACtaaaatattcaatataaaGGATTTCTGGTTAAAAGATGAGTTTTTGACAAATTCACcatctaattcacttcattcatgattaaaaaaaggaaacggcgcacacgtcactacggcaagaAGCAGGTGTCCGACTTGACGGCTCCATCTTCAACTCCTCCCTCGATTGCAAGCGGCAGACCtagccgatcggtctgcgcagcgcctcATAAACTCAAACACACCTTATGACTAAGTCCCTTTAGGGAAGTCACATGACTAGGCGggccatgtttgcaacgccTCAGAGGAATTAATTCTGGCATGCAAGAATTAAGTCCTATCTACTTGAgtggggaaagacagatatctTTAATGCCTGTGATATAGTTCGTTTTTTACATGTACTCGTACggtcgaacgcacagccttgcgTAGGTTATTTGGTTATACACATTCAAAGGCCTTTGATGCATGCGCATTGTGACAAATTGCAATGGCCTGGCCTACATACTCCTGTACGCACATGCACGACCTACGTGCACAAAGTACACGCAGTTACAAAAATCCAGCGGTGCATGTACAATTTGCGTCACGCGGACTGTACACTGACCCTCACATATAAATATAACTCTGCATAAAATCACGTGCTAAAGTCACAATCAACTGTACCATGACTTGTGTTTTGCGCTATAAAACACCTTTATTTCGGGTCTATTTCGCTACTGACTTCTGTTGCTAGAGCAGCCATATTGAGTGTTGCAATGTTCACTTATAGCTGTGCTCATGGGCAAGCAAAACTCTTAATTATTTGTAGGTGATAGATCATTTATAATAATCTAATTAGCTAACAATTCTACATGAACTGTCCCGAACAAAAAGAAATTTATCACAGTTTAGCTACAATTCAAACTACAGGGCTAAAGTCTGTATAGTAAAAGTCTAATGTTGAAATCAGGTTAAGGCAGCAAGAAATGATCAGTGGAAGTGTCCAGAAGCATGCAAACAGACCtgttttgcttgaaaacacttcaGAGGACTGTGGGGTGAACAGTGACTCAGAGAGGATTATGGGAACTTACCAGCCTGTTCTGTGGAGATGCTAATGGTGGGAAGAGATGAGATCATCTCTTTCTCAGCAGGAGGGGGACCGCTACATTCAGACTGGCCGAGCAACTGGAAAAAGATAGCAGTATCAAGATATGTGTAATGCATCTTAAATTTCAGCAAGAAATTACTATAATGTGGTAGACTTTTCGTGGTAGAGGTCACACTCTTGAACTGTGACCAATTTAAGTGCCAACGGACAAAACATATTGATGACTAATAAGGCTGAAGATGTGAGTCATTTTACAAAATGGTGCATGAGATGATGTCACCAATGACAATGTTACTCACCTGTGTAATGACCACATCTAGACCACCTTGTCCCCAAGCATAATCTCCAGGGTTAGAGTGTAACATGCTTGACCTGATAGGCAAAATTATTGAATGATAAATCAATGGATGTACCGTTAGAttttctttaaatgtgttttactgaATTTGGAGGTCAAGCAAGAACACCATCACACACCATGAAGATGTTTGGGAATCTGTGCTTTCATCATTGGTAAAAAGACCAGCCAGGAACTGCTGGACAAtcctaaaataaacaaagagaaGTTTTGTTTATCAGCACCCAGGATTTTCAAAAGcaagataatacattttattgtattttataggACAATATATAAAAAGCCATGAAAATGAACGAaataacatgcaaaaaaaacattttaatgttagaagtatagtttacccaaaatgttgtaattatttactcatcctcaagttgtttctctgctaaacacaaaggaagatattttgattgaTTGTAATCAAACAGAAGCACCACTGACTTACATAATAATGGAAAAATACTATataaaagtcaatggtgcttcagAACTgctacaaacattgctcaaaatatcctCCTTAATGTTCTGCAGAACAAACAAACTTGacttgaggatgagtaaatgatgacaatatttcatttaaatttta from Misgurnus anguillicaudatus chromosome 20, ASM2758022v2, whole genome shotgun sequence includes the following:
- the rnf115b gene encoding E3 ubiquitin-protein ligase RNF115 isoform X3, with the protein product MNSQFAELCQLLFMEHSALLSDPTVTDALPSRSGVEATVGDPAPGTLGPVASVETLRDCTESTQLPQENSQQRNTRLDQEQAVEGIVQQFLAGLFTNDESTDSQTSSWSSMLHSNPGDYAWGQGGLDVVITQLLGQSECSGPPPAEKEMISSLPTISISTEQAACRLECPVCREAYSAGESVLQLPCLHCYHTNCIVPWLQLHDTCPVCRKSLDGEDRGFQPPSTPSGPVPSSSPNTEEQSTFETL
- the rnf115b gene encoding E3 ubiquitin-protein ligase RNF115 isoform X1, giving the protein MAEAAARHRFFCHCCKGEIDPKLPEFVCPRCESDFIEEVLENSSLLQSTDGTDAADVDSDEMNSQFAELCQLLFMEHSALLSDPTVTDALPSRSGVEATVGDPAPGTLGPVASVETLRDCTESTQLPQENSQQRNTRLDQEQAVEGIVQQFLAGLFTNDESTDSQTSSWSSMLHSNPGDYAWGQGGLDVVITQLLGQSECSGPPPAEKEMISSLPTISISTEQAACRLECPVCREAYSAGESVLQLPCLHCYHTNCIVPWLQLHDTCPVCRKSLDGEDRGFQPPSTPSGPVPSSSPNTEEQSTFETL